In a single window of the Desulfatiglans anilini DSM 4660 genome:
- a CDS encoding FkbM family methyltransferase → MNLPEKDILFRIGRRVAEKMFHRISPKFIRLNRTLELHNCRFSKPNVIVIGAAGGIGPLYYPWVMRNSIVAAGFEPEKKAFERLTQRNKKITWYPYALGDKNINSIFYLTKNLRCSSCLEPNMDLLSEYPVGKWFSIQSTQKIKLRRFDTLYESGKIFFPPDFLHFDVQGFEYQVLEGFGRYLDATRCVEIETQLKPIYKRQRLFFELKEYLEQRGFYLRAIEPQGYFEGEILELNAFFVKKNENLDDRGRSLVNLWETICMLGQRPVVPTQLE, encoded by the coding sequence ATGAATTTGCCAGAAAAGGACATCCTATTTCGTATAGGTAGAAGAGTTGCTGAGAAAATGTTTCATAGAATTTCGCCAAAATTCATTAGGCTAAACAGAACATTAGAATTGCACAACTGTCGATTCTCAAAACCAAATGTTATAGTAATCGGAGCCGCCGGTGGAATTGGGCCGCTATATTATCCTTGGGTTATGCGTAATTCCATAGTTGCTGCCGGTTTTGAACCTGAAAAGAAGGCTTTTGAAAGACTTACTCAGAGAAACAAAAAAATAACATGGTATCCATATGCACTTGGTGATAAGAATATAAACTCAATTTTCTATCTTACCAAAAATCTTAGATGCTCATCTTGTCTTGAGCCTAATATGGATTTACTATCTGAGTATCCAGTTGGGAAATGGTTTTCGATACAGTCAACACAGAAGATAAAATTACGCAGGTTCGACACTCTTTACGAAAGCGGAAAAATCTTCTTTCCTCCGGATTTTCTGCATTTTGATGTGCAAGGATTTGAGTATCAAGTTTTAGAAGGTTTTGGGCGATATTTAGATGCAACAAGATGTGTGGAAATTGAAACACAATTGAAACCAATTTATAAGCGGCAGAGATTATTTTTTGAATTGAAAGAATATCTCGAGCAAAGAGGTTTTTATTTAAGAGCTATCGAGCCTCAAGGGTATTTTGAAGGCGAAATATTGGAACTCAATGCTTTTTTTGTTAAGAAGAATGAGAATCTTGACGATCGAGGCAGGTCTTTAGTTAATCTCTGGGAAACGATTTGCATGTTGGGCCAGCGTCCGGTTGTCCCGACACAATTAGAGTAG
- a CDS encoding glycosyltransferase family 4 protein, whose translation MKLLLASRGDFDNPKIWSGTQYNLKRAFQAEGGVQTLNWQLNRQLLRAYHAGFLRFFFGWGTSRDPLLQRFAEKKIKRLLIRNDKPPDFLLFISDYYIPDRLRGYTKYAAYFDSFLKEQFKYMDDARWGKDWFFRGYEKSNQAQLERMTLIFTQNEWTRQCIISEYGIPGARIHNVGFGINVTPFDGEKDYDKELLLIVQRKGTEKYKGLLLLLDAFKILKRRQTKVRLAVVGTQLPDKLDGVEYFYNFPRSKTVELFRASTLYVMPALHEPNGITYLEALANKTPIVGLNRFAVPEFSGNGKWGFMADDGAPEELADVIYKALSDKNRLQEMGLKGQQFVLSRYRWDLVVNQMLKEMQKVACHSEA comes from the coding sequence ATGAAGCTTTTACTTGCATCCCGCGGGGATTTCGACAACCCCAAGATTTGGTCTGGTACCCAATATAATTTAAAAAGGGCTTTTCAGGCCGAGGGAGGTGTCCAGACCCTCAACTGGCAACTGAATCGTCAATTGCTGCGGGCATACCATGCGGGCTTTCTCAGGTTTTTCTTTGGATGGGGCACATCCCGTGACCCGCTACTCCAACGCTTTGCTGAAAAAAAAATAAAGCGTCTTCTGATTCGAAACGACAAACCGCCTGATTTTCTGCTGTTCATTTCAGACTACTACATTCCTGACAGGCTTAGGGGCTATACGAAATATGCCGCCTATTTCGATTCGTTCCTGAAGGAACAATTCAAATATATGGATGATGCCCGTTGGGGAAAAGATTGGTTTTTTCGCGGCTATGAGAAATCGAATCAGGCGCAGCTTGAAAGAATGACCCTGATCTTCACCCAGAATGAATGGACACGCCAATGCATTATCAGTGAATATGGAATTCCCGGCGCTCGGATTCACAATGTGGGGTTCGGCATCAACGTTACGCCGTTTGATGGCGAAAAAGATTATGATAAGGAGCTTCTTTTGATCGTGCAGCGCAAGGGAACGGAAAAATACAAGGGTCTGCTGCTTCTGCTTGACGCGTTCAAAATCTTGAAAAGGCGACAAACGAAGGTCCGCCTGGCGGTGGTTGGCACCCAACTGCCAGACAAGCTCGACGGCGTTGAATATTTCTATAATTTCCCACGCTCCAAAACCGTGGAGCTATTCAGAGCCTCCACTTTGTATGTCATGCCAGCCCTTCATGAACCGAATGGCATTACCTACCTGGAAGCCCTGGCCAACAAGACGCCCATTGTCGGGCTAAACCGGTTTGCGGTGCCGGAGTTTTCTGGCAATGGGAAATGGGGGTTCATGGCAGACGATGGCGCTCCGGAGGAACTCGCCGATGTCATCTACAAGGCGCTGAGCGATAAAAACCGTCTGCAGGAGATGGGCTTGAAAGGACAGCAATTTGTCTTGAGCCGGTACCGCTGGGACCTGGTTGTCAATCAGATGTTGAAAGAGATGCAAAAAGTGGCATGTCATTCGGAAGCTTGA
- a CDS encoding glycosyltransferase family 2 protein, translating into MRPLHIIMPMAGEGSRFVQQGFTTPKPMIACKGRSLFERALLSLEGIPCGKRHCFIVRQEHIDLYAIDARIKSALPEASIFAVSKTTRGAVETCLVARPAIHPDEGLVVMDCDLEFYSREYADHITGILEQPASQVSGGALVSFDSDNPRYSYALADEHGRVIRTAEKQVISRHALAGAYFFSKAASFISAAERLLQDGLGGCAEFYVSLLYNYLIHDGEYVFLAKTEKYYSYGTPEELSLQNNGSRD; encoded by the coding sequence ATGAGACCCCTCCACATTATCATGCCCATGGCCGGCGAAGGCTCCCGGTTTGTTCAACAGGGATTCACAACGCCCAAGCCGATGATTGCGTGCAAAGGCAGAAGTCTTTTTGAACGGGCGTTGCTTAGCCTCGAAGGAATCCCCTGCGGGAAAAGGCACTGTTTTATTGTCCGCCAGGAGCATATCGACCTATATGCCATCGATGCTAGAATCAAAAGCGCTTTGCCGGAGGCATCAATTTTCGCCGTTTCGAAAACCACCCGTGGCGCGGTCGAGACATGTCTTGTGGCACGCCCTGCAATCCATCCGGATGAGGGCCTCGTGGTCATGGACTGCGATCTGGAATTTTACAGCCGGGAGTATGCTGACCACATCACCGGCATTTTGGAGCAGCCTGCGTCCCAAGTCAGCGGAGGGGCACTGGTTTCTTTCGATTCAGACAATCCACGTTACAGTTATGCTCTGGCTGACGAACATGGCCGTGTGATCCGCACCGCTGAAAAACAGGTGATATCGCGCCATGCCCTGGCCGGGGCCTATTTCTTCAGTAAGGCAGCATCCTTTATCAGCGCGGCAGAACGGCTGCTGCAGGATGGCCTGGGCGGGTGCGCGGAATTTTACGTTTCCCTACTGTATAACTATCTCATTCATGACGGTGAATATGTCTTTCTGGCTAAAACGGAGAAGTATTATTCCTACGGCACACCCGAGGAACTGAGCCTGCAGAATAATGGCAGTAGAGATTAA
- a CDS encoding HAD family hydrolase, whose translation MAVEIKLIISDFDGTLMDTREANFLAYRDALRAVGQDLYPEKYDECFGVRFEEFMLRLGIVNPDLRKTIQAGKAKAYPAYFPRIKINRVLADFIAGFRRSGGHTAVASTARRQNLVNLLEFANLSDLFEIIVSGEEVARPKPDPECYRIAMARLSVRPEECLIFEDTDIGVQAAAASGASYMVINGCFYGN comes from the coding sequence ATGGCAGTAGAGATTAAGCTGATCATTTCCGATTTCGACGGCACCTTGATGGACACCCGCGAAGCCAATTTTTTGGCATACCGCGATGCGCTGAGGGCTGTTGGGCAGGATCTTTACCCGGAAAAATACGACGAATGTTTCGGGGTCCGGTTCGAGGAATTTATGCTGCGGCTGGGCATTGTAAACCCGGATCTCAGAAAAACCATTCAGGCTGGTAAGGCAAAAGCCTATCCTGCCTATTTCCCCAGGATCAAAATCAATCGGGTTCTGGCCGATTTCATCGCGGGATTCAGACGCAGCGGCGGGCACACGGCTGTCGCTTCCACAGCCAGGCGCCAGAACTTGGTCAACCTGCTGGAATTCGCGAATCTCAGTGATTTATTTGAAATCATCGTCAGCGGCGAGGAAGTCGCGAGACCAAAGCCCGATCCCGAATGTTACCGGATCGCCATGGCTCGTTTGAGCGTTCGACCTGAAGAATGCCTGATCTTCGAGGACACGGATATCGGTGTGCAGGCTGCGGCCGCCTCCGGCGCGAGCTACATGGTCATCAATGGGTGTTTCTATGGAAATTGA
- a CDS encoding phosphotransferase encodes MEIEIAGHSGCSIEVVNENNRLFVYKSTRDPSYAGRLRQQALKQRGFEAQAPASIKTPRILAIEAGENACRIKMEYVYSLNFITFLENAGYEQINHFLGNIIAFVESEIALCELKTIEERIFTEKYWSVRRNIQTSAHTGADGEIKALLPELDRIFGGKLAVSIPVGVCHGDLTLSNILFNGGRCYLIDFLDSFIETPLMDIVKLRQDTAFNWSGLMYQGTYDHIRHQIALRLMDKRIHDFFSKYQWYHEAYPVFQLMNFLRILQYAHDPVVIRFLKTSIADLLKRYAV; translated from the coding sequence ATGGAAATTGAAATTGCCGGCCATTCCGGGTGCTCGATCGAGGTTGTCAACGAGAACAACCGCCTGTTCGTTTACAAAAGCACCCGTGATCCCTCCTATGCCGGCCGGCTGAGACAGCAGGCGCTCAAACAGCGCGGTTTTGAGGCACAAGCACCCGCCAGCATCAAGACGCCCCGTATCCTTGCCATCGAAGCTGGAGAAAACGCCTGCCGGATCAAAATGGAATATGTTTATTCCCTTAATTTTATTACCTTCTTGGAAAACGCCGGATATGAACAGATCAATCATTTCCTCGGGAACATCATTGCTTTTGTGGAATCGGAAATCGCGCTGTGTGAATTGAAAACGATTGAAGAGCGCATTTTTACGGAAAAATACTGGTCAGTGAGACGTAACATCCAAACCAGTGCGCACACCGGGGCCGATGGTGAAATCAAGGCGCTCCTGCCCGAGTTGGATAGAATTTTCGGGGGAAAATTGGCTGTAAGCATCCCCGTAGGCGTGTGCCACGGCGACCTCACGCTCTCCAACATTCTTTTCAATGGAGGCCGGTGTTATCTGATCGATTTCCTGGATTCGTTCATTGAAACACCCTTGATGGATATTGTTAAATTGAGGCAGGATACTGCGTTTAATTGGTCAGGGCTGATGTATCAGGGGACTTATGACCACATACGGCATCAGATTGCATTACGCCTTATGGATAAGAGGATCCATGACTTTTTTTCAAAATATCAATGGTATCATGAGGCCTATCCTGTCTTCCAATTGATGAATTTTCTCCGGATTCTCCAATACGCCCATGACCCTGTGGTCATTCGCTTTCTAAAAACGTCCATTGCCGATCTGTTAAAAAGATATGCCGTTTAA
- a CDS encoding glycosyltransferase family 4 protein, producing the protein MKILLASRGDITNPLNWSGTPYNLKNHFANIPGLHIDCLNWQTYRMILRIYHVIFSKLIFIYGSAKDPFLKPFCARTIKSRILQLKCKPDFVMFISDYIIPSSIAYKTKFAAYVDSFHEVEMQHYAGNRRGIGIWKRHYGLNNMESLQRMALIFTQNEWTRQCMMSAYGIDENKIHNVGFGVNVNPFLEEKNYQNNLLLIVLRKGTEKYKGLLLLLKAFRLLKKLRPDLHLAVVGTELDDRIDGVTYYFNQPRSVTLDLFRKATLYVMPALHEPNGITYLEALANKTPIVGLKRFALPEFTNNGEWGFMVEHEDANQLANVLNYALDNKELLRIMGLKGQDFVLKRYSWHKVVCDMAAIMRNYLLQK; encoded by the coding sequence ATGAAAATACTGCTTGCAAGTAGAGGTGATATCACAAATCCATTAAACTGGTCTGGCACTCCCTACAACCTAAAAAATCATTTTGCCAATATACCAGGACTCCATATCGATTGCCTCAACTGGCAAACATACCGCATGATTTTACGAATTTACCACGTAATATTTAGTAAACTCATATTCATATACGGTTCTGCGAAAGACCCCTTTTTGAAGCCGTTTTGTGCAAGGACAATAAAAAGCAGAATCTTGCAACTCAAATGTAAACCAGATTTCGTAATGTTTATTTCCGATTATATAATACCTAGTTCTATAGCATATAAAACCAAATTTGCCGCCTATGTTGATTCATTTCATGAAGTTGAAATGCAGCATTATGCTGGTAACCGCCGAGGTATAGGTATTTGGAAGCGGCATTATGGCTTAAACAATATGGAATCCCTTCAACGCATGGCTTTAATTTTCACGCAGAACGAGTGGACACGGCAGTGTATGATGAGCGCCTATGGAATAGATGAAAATAAAATCCATAATGTTGGTTTTGGTGTCAACGTAAATCCGTTTCTTGAAGAGAAAAACTATCAAAACAACTTGTTATTGATTGTTCTACGTAAAGGAACAGAAAAATACAAAGGGCTTCTACTGCTATTAAAAGCTTTTCGTTTGCTAAAGAAATTGCGCCCAGATTTGCACCTTGCAGTCGTGGGAACAGAATTGGATGATAGAATTGATGGTGTGACTTACTACTTCAATCAACCGCGTTCTGTTACATTAGATCTGTTTCGTAAGGCAACGCTTTATGTCATGCCTGCTCTGCATGAGCCAAATGGCATTACGTATTTGGAAGCTCTTGCTAACAAGACGCCCATAGTTGGCCTCAAACGTTTTGCTCTTCCTGAATTCACTAATAATGGCGAATGGGGATTCATGGTTGAGCATGAGGATGCCAACCAATTAGCTAACGTGTTAAATTACGCTCTTGATAACAAAGAGCTGCTGCGGATAATGGGGCTGAAAGGGCAAGATTTTGTTTTGAAAAGATATAGTTGGCATAAAGTCGTTTGTGATATGGCTGCAATCATGCGGAATTATCTTTTACAAAAATAG
- a CDS encoding glycosyltransferase family 2 protein produces MNENLSKELCCKLSGVSVIIPAYNVESCLSRAVLSALNQDPPPLEVIVSNDGSTDKTAEVAQSFGDRIRYLEQANLGPAAARNSGLAVAKGEYVAFLDADDYWLPGFIRATTEFMEVNPEAVAVSTGWQIQPLKGAAISFPPLGRQPDIPCKPCMLENFFDFWARYDHIRTGTALIRSSKLGTDGIQRTDLRICEDLEFWAFLATKGPWGFIPEACWFGDSAREAARGGWIKKYFARRKFCPTVQMWQVRVLPNIKEDVLPSFKRIRGKVAASYVHNMVLAGRHQEARETFEAYAKEMPMTWITRLMFAGYRLGSFGWASSCGFLRLREYQKALVLAVGQKLSTVKR; encoded by the coding sequence ATGAATGAAAATCTGTCCAAAGAGTTGTGTTGCAAACTAAGCGGCGTCTCTGTCATCATCCCCGCCTATAACGTCGAAAGCTGCCTATCCCGAGCCGTTCTTAGCGCCCTGAATCAGGATCCGCCGCCTTTGGAGGTTATCGTTAGCAATGACGGATCAACGGACAAAACGGCTGAAGTAGCCCAGAGCTTTGGAGATCGTATCCGATACCTGGAACAAGCAAACCTCGGCCCTGCGGCTGCCCGCAATTCTGGTTTAGCTGTCGCAAAGGGTGAATATGTTGCTTTCCTCGATGCGGACGATTACTGGCTCCCTGGATTTATTAGAGCCACGACTGAATTTATGGAGGTCAACCCTGAAGCTGTAGCAGTGAGCACGGGGTGGCAGATTCAGCCCTTAAAAGGTGCAGCAATAAGTTTTCCTCCACTTGGAAGACAACCTGATATTCCCTGCAAGCCCTGCATGCTGGAAAATTTTTTTGATTTCTGGGCCCGCTATGATCACATCCGTACCGGGACGGCTCTGATAAGAAGTTCCAAACTGGGGACCGACGGTATTCAACGAACCGATCTTCGCATCTGTGAGGATCTTGAGTTCTGGGCTTTTCTGGCTACGAAAGGTCCGTGGGGTTTCATTCCTGAAGCTTGTTGGTTCGGCGATTCGGCCAGGGAAGCTGCTCGTGGGGGCTGGATAAAAAAATATTTTGCCCGCCGGAAATTTTGTCCCACGGTGCAAATGTGGCAAGTACGGGTCTTGCCGAATATAAAAGAGGATGTCTTGCCGTCCTTTAAAAGAATACGGGGAAAGGTTGCCGCAAGTTATGTCCACAATATGGTTCTTGCGGGACGCCATCAAGAAGCAAGAGAAACCTTTGAAGCTTATGCCAAGGAAATGCCTATGACATGGATAACCCGCTTGATGTTCGCAGGGTATCGGCTAGGGTCGTTCGGTTGGGCCAGCTCGTGTGGTTTTTTGAGGTTAAGGGAGTATCAAAAGGCGCTAGTGTTGGCCGTCGGACAAAAACTGTCAACCGTAAAAAGGTAA
- a CDS encoding glycosyltransferase: MRITYVCRSFLDYRVPVFETLDELVEGRLSVVFSDKIPERVIQRARNILGERAVGLAGERALGFHGNITSEFSNTRLRIPWQPGILREIRKSKPHVLIGDGFSQWTLAALVYRIVEGIPLVVCYERTTHTERNAQWYRRIFRKAVIAFVDAMCVNGSLSRGYARSLGMSEDRITIGHMVADVKELHNKHKNLQLDQVSALRQSLGIPLDAVVFLSVSKLIKLKGIAEFLEGWKRFAWADNAKPHLLVVGDGPERGNLEAICREANLRNVTFAGAIDYSHIHQYYGLADVFVISTLEDNWSLVVPEAMACGLPIMCSRYNGCWPELVTPENGWVFDPLDSMDTVSCLEKCLAGRDRLPEMGRKSFEIVQNHTPDHAAKAILNACRIALKR; the protein is encoded by the coding sequence ATGCGAATTACCTATGTTTGCCGGTCCTTCCTCGACTACCGGGTGCCTGTGTTTGAGACACTTGATGAGTTGGTTGAGGGGAGGTTGAGCGTGGTTTTTTCGGATAAAATCCCTGAGCGGGTTATACAGCGGGCGCGTAACATATTGGGCGAGCGGGCTGTGGGCCTTGCAGGGGAGCGTGCCTTGGGCTTTCACGGCAACATAACCAGCGAGTTTTCCAACACCCGACTGCGCATACCCTGGCAACCGGGCATCCTGAGAGAGATTAGAAAATCCAAGCCTCATGTGTTAATCGGCGACGGCTTCTCCCAATGGACCCTGGCTGCACTGGTTTATCGGATAGTAGAAGGTATTCCCCTGGTGGTGTGCTATGAACGTACGACGCATACAGAACGTAATGCCCAGTGGTACCGTAGGATATTTCGAAAAGCGGTTATAGCCTTTGTTGATGCCATGTGTGTCAACGGCAGTCTCTCAAGGGGCTATGCGCGATCATTGGGCATGTCTGAGGACAGAATTACCATTGGTCACATGGTGGCGGATGTCAAAGAACTCCATAATAAGCATAAGAATCTTCAGCTGGACCAGGTATCGGCGCTTCGTCAAAGCCTGGGCATCCCATTGGATGCAGTGGTCTTCCTGTCGGTTTCCAAACTCATCAAACTCAAAGGAATAGCGGAGTTTTTGGAAGGATGGAAACGATTTGCCTGGGCAGATAACGCGAAGCCTCACCTGCTGGTTGTGGGCGATGGACCTGAACGTGGGAATCTGGAGGCGATCTGCCGCGAGGCAAACTTGCGTAATGTCACTTTTGCTGGGGCGATTGATTATAGCCATATTCATCAGTACTATGGGCTTGCGGATGTTTTCGTGATTTCAACGCTGGAGGACAACTGGAGTTTGGTTGTGCCGGAGGCGATGGCCTGCGGACTGCCCATCATGTGTTCTAGATACAACGGCTGCTGGCCGGAACTGGTCACGCCTGAAAACGGGTGGGTCTTTGATCCGTTGGATTCAATGGATACGGTTTCCTGCCTTGAAAAATGTCTGGCAGGGCGAGACCGGCTCCCGGAAATGGGCAGAAAGTCGTTTGAGATCGTGCAAAACCATACACCGGACCATGCGGCCAAGGCGATCCTAAATGCCTGCAGGATCGCACTTAAAAGGTAA
- a CDS encoding O-antigen ligase family protein, whose product MYATMSDAYKKPLTHSNATERVDKSAAYWNQLKGALPIWLCIWGLAFRRMVLRRGRSAENFATVDSFALVDIILVGIMTILVLKKLAKGNPSIKRFFPVSGEFLLAMYCLGIVSMIWSPMPSYSGYRAYEVLISIFAIYVSLSCFSQKNLEKGALTLAVGALFIFYGGRWLETGVSSIAGLHIDAASAAMIFAYCFGELLTSPDEERKRVLRRLAVLSLGILVISTSSSSNIGAAFGVLTAIFSKRNRFLAFSLLLFLVLVSFMMISGADDLQSAMFQIFFPGKNYEGVMSGSGRVSVFKYYWPLVFDHPWFGCGFGIATRTLGFYANTAHNIFLDILLAIGFVGLSLFFLFFYNFITENIKATKIRMKSALGCRAMFAAGLVNCLGSPFIGNFWAVPIIVFSSFLALQHFSYYQQTTKKI is encoded by the coding sequence ATGTATGCAACTATGAGTGATGCATATAAGAAACCGCTGACCCATTCTAACGCCACTGAGCGAGTTGATAAATCCGCTGCCTATTGGAATCAATTGAAAGGGGCGTTACCTATATGGTTGTGCATTTGGGGGCTTGCCTTTCGGAGGATGGTGCTGCGCCGAGGAAGGTCCGCGGAAAATTTCGCGACCGTCGATTCATTTGCGCTTGTAGATATAATTTTAGTTGGGATAATGACGATCCTGGTGCTGAAAAAGCTTGCAAAGGGAAATCCCTCTATCAAGAGATTTTTCCCTGTCAGCGGTGAATTCCTACTCGCGATGTATTGTTTAGGCATTGTAAGTATGATTTGGTCGCCAATGCCAAGTTACAGCGGGTATAGAGCGTATGAAGTATTAATAAGCATCTTTGCAATCTATGTATCGCTATCTTGTTTCAGCCAAAAAAATCTTGAAAAGGGCGCCTTGACTCTTGCCGTTGGTGCGCTGTTTATATTTTATGGTGGCAGGTGGTTGGAAACGGGCGTTTCATCAATCGCCGGACTTCATATTGATGCTGCAAGTGCCGCCATGATTTTCGCTTATTGCTTCGGTGAGTTGCTTACTTCTCCCGATGAGGAACGAAAAAGGGTGCTTAGGAGGCTGGCCGTATTATCACTTGGCATTTTGGTAATATCGACCAGTTCAAGCAGCAACATCGGGGCGGCTTTTGGGGTTCTGACTGCCATCTTCAGCAAAAGAAATCGATTTCTGGCCTTTTCGCTTCTGTTATTTCTTGTTTTAGTTAGTTTCATGATGATCTCGGGCGCAGATGATTTGCAAAGCGCCATGTTCCAGATTTTCTTTCCTGGCAAGAATTATGAAGGGGTCATGAGCGGGAGTGGGCGAGTCAGCGTTTTTAAATATTACTGGCCTCTTGTCTTTGATCATCCTTGGTTTGGTTGTGGTTTTGGTATAGCGACCCGCACGCTCGGTTTTTACGCGAATACCGCGCACAACATATTCTTGGATATCCTTCTCGCTATTGGCTTCGTTGGTCTTTCACTGTTTTTTTTGTTCTTTTATAATTTTATCACTGAAAACATTAAGGCCACCAAAATCAGAATGAAAAGCGCGCTTGGCTGCAGGGCAATGTTTGCAGCAGGATTGGTAAATTGCCTCGGATCTCCTTTTATTGGTAATTTTTGGGCAGTCCCAATTATTGTTTTTTCGAGTTTTTTGGCGCTTCAGCATTTTTCCTATTATCAGCAAACCACCAAGAAAATTTGA